Within Micromonospora parathelypteridis, the genomic segment GACGGAGACGACCTCGTTGAGCAGTCGAACTCCCTGATCGTGCTTGGTTCCGGCCCGCGCGGTCCGGTCCTCCTGCGGGCGACCGTCCGGCCCGGTCGGCCACGCCTGCTTGGTGTCCCCGGAATCCGGCCCGGCCGGTAGACCGCCACCCGCCGGTTGGTAGACCCGGCCACCACCCGGGTTGGCGACGGCCGCGAAGCCGGTCACCGCCAACACCACCGCCGCCGATCCGAGCGACGCCCACACCGCCCGGCGGCGGAAGTGCGCCCGCCGTGCCGCGCCGAGCATTGCCCCCGTACTCAATGGTGGTGGCGGGGTCGTGCTCGCCATCTCGCTGCGCAACGCGTCGCGCAACTCTTCTCCGTTCATCGCTTCCCCATCTCGATCCCGCTTTCGGTGGGGGCCAGGAGGCCGCGCAGCGTGTCGAGCCCGCGTGCTGCCTGGCTCTTCACCGTCCCTGGAGAGCACCCCAGCAGCGCCGCGACGTCCTCGATCGAAAGGTCCTCCCAGTAGCGGAGAACCAGTACGGCCCGCTGGCGCGGCGCGACGGAGGCCAGTGCCTGGAGCAGCACCAACCGACTCTCCGGCGAGTCGGGGGCGGCCATCTGCTCGGCGTTGTCGACCCCCACCCGTTCGCGCCGCCACCAGCCGCGGCGCCGCTCGTCGAGGAATGTCCGGATGAGGATCTGGCGCACGTAGCTGTCGAGCACCTCGTGTCGCGAGATCCGATTCCAGACCCGGTAGAGCTTGACGAACGCGGTCTGGACCAGGTCCTCGGCCCGGTGCCAGTCGCCGCACAGCAGGTACGCGGTGCCGCGCATGGCATCGGACCGTGCGGCAAAGTACTCGGCGAACGCCTCGTCGCGATCGCTCATTCAGGCCTCCGTTCCCCGGTTTCGAGATAGTCACGCGGGGTCTGGCCCAGAC encodes:
- a CDS encoding SigE family RNA polymerase sigma factor, whose amino-acid sequence is MSDRDEAFAEYFAARSDAMRGTAYLLCGDWHRAEDLVQTAFVKLYRVWNRISRHEVLDSYVRQILIRTFLDERRRGWWRRERVGVDNAEQMAAPDSPESRLVLLQALASVAPRQRAVLVLRYWEDLSIEDVAALLGCSPGTVKSQAARGLDTLRGLLAPTESGIEMGKR